In one Leptospira fletcheri genomic region, the following are encoded:
- a CDS encoding KpsF/GutQ family sugar-phosphate isomerase gives MGEALDKVQKALDIEIEAIRYFRENLDPKVEKAVELIFASSGKVIVTGVGKSGDVGKKIASTLSSTGTPAFFLHPSDAAHGDAGIVAQGDIVLAIGKSGESEELLNLIPTIKNLGAKLISLTANPDSRLAQDSDLVVLTPVLKEACPLELAPTSSTTIALMLGDAIAMALMEMRNFQKEDFALYHPAGRLGKRLSLRVDDVMRKGERLPKVLPEANLESVLSEITAKLIGATAVVGPDDVLLGVITDYDVRKLLREGKFHSETKASEMMNSKPIVFQSGIMAYDVLQSMERRERPISIAPIVDREKLLGFVSVHDLLQKGL, from the coding sequence TTGGGCGAAGCTCTAGATAAAGTTCAAAAGGCTTTGGACATAGAGATCGAAGCGATCCGATATTTTAGGGAAAATCTCGATCCGAAAGTGGAGAAGGCGGTGGAACTTATCTTTGCATCTTCCGGAAAGGTGATCGTTACCGGCGTGGGTAAGTCGGGAGATGTGGGAAAAAAAATCGCTTCTACTCTTTCTTCAACCGGGACTCCTGCGTTCTTTTTACATCCCTCGGATGCGGCACATGGGGATGCGGGAATCGTAGCTCAAGGAGATATTGTTTTAGCGATTGGGAAAAGCGGGGAAAGCGAGGAGTTATTGAATTTAATTCCTACGATTAAGAATTTAGGCGCGAAATTGATCAGCCTTACTGCCAATCCGGATTCTCGCTTGGCCCAAGATAGTGATTTGGTCGTACTTACTCCCGTGTTAAAGGAAGCTTGTCCTTTGGAATTGGCGCCTACTTCGAGCACCACGATTGCACTTATGTTGGGAGACGCGATCGCAATGGCGTTGATGGAGATGAGAAATTTTCAAAAAGAGGATTTTGCACTCTACCATCCCGCCGGCCGATTGGGGAAAAGACTATCTCTGCGAGTCGACGATGTTATGAGAAAAGGCGAAAGACTTCCAAAAGTGCTTCCCGAAGCGAATTTGGAAAGCGTGCTTTCGGAAATCACCGCAAAATTGATCGGAGCAACTGCAGTCGTAGGACCGGATGATGTATTGCTCGGAGTAATCACGGACTACGATGTAAGAAAGTTACTTAGAGAAGGGAAATTTCACTCAGAAACCAAAGCCTCCGAAATGATGAATTCGAAACCTATCGTTTTCCAATCCGGGATTATGGCCTACGATGTTCTTCAATCTATGGAAAGAAGGGAACGTCCGATTTCTATCGCACCCATCGTCGACCGTGAAAAACTTTTGGGCTTCGTTTCCGTTCACGATCTTTTGCAAAAAGGTTTGTAG
- a CDS encoding type I 3-dehydroquinate dehydratase, with product MSQAEKIYTVLTLDEEEFFALQNLPPADFMEIRLDLFLNESGKPEKILDILEKLSARAILTYRQPEDSSVKARSIWTQEDVTPFLRKLQGGNHYLDVELDKDNSIFTEAEDSNFGIVRSIHSFSGILGSEELEFYFRTVAEEAIGSRRTNLPFDRILKVAVMPDSEEESREFVEISRKISELVKEEGTRFGYCGILMGDSGKEFRIFPEKIGSQFTYACFKNPKAPGQVGLQELLESRKNGF from the coding sequence ATGTCCCAGGCTGAAAAAATCTATACGGTGCTTACCTTGGATGAGGAAGAATTCTTTGCCCTACAGAATCTTCCCCCGGCCGACTTTATGGAAATCCGGTTGGACCTATTTCTGAACGAATCCGGAAAGCCGGAAAAAATATTGGATATCCTCGAGAAATTAAGTGCTCGAGCGATTCTGACGTACAGACAACCGGAAGATTCCAGCGTAAAAGCGAGGTCCATCTGGACTCAGGAAGACGTAACCCCGTTTCTCCGGAAGTTGCAAGGGGGAAATCACTATCTGGACGTGGAACTAGATAAGGATAACTCAATTTTTACCGAAGCGGAAGATTCTAACTTCGGAATCGTAAGATCCATCCATTCTTTTTCCGGAATTCTAGGCTCGGAAGAGTTAGAATTCTATTTTCGTACGGTGGCGGAAGAAGCGATCGGATCCCGTAGAACGAACCTTCCGTTCGATCGGATTCTGAAAGTTGCCGTCATGCCCGATTCCGAAGAAGAGAGTAGGGAATTCGTCGAGATCAGTCGGAAGATATCGGAATTGGTCAAAGAGGAAGGAACTCGATTCGGTTATTGTGGAATATTAATGGGAGATTCGGGAAAAGAGTTCCGGATCTTTCCAGAAAAAATCGGGTCCCAATTCACATACGCTTGCTTCAAGAATCCGAAAGCTCCCGGTCAAGTCGGATTGCAGGAACTTTTAGAAAGCCGAAAAAACGGCTTTTGA
- a CDS encoding tetratricopeptide repeat protein: MPGRYRQNLRRSYVTDFLNLAKLLSGVAVLCFFFTSSALLSADLKDGKKAYSRKDYTEALKQFQKYNDNNPSSGEAWMYMGYIYESRKDYTKSIQAFKKAVTLNLPKKDLVNCYTKIILYYNYHREYGEVIAYANRLLKIAPDLNHIQKIRAAAEEKHSGASRPQKIPLPQEVEEEQETVSSLEKKLNKDPNNKNIKWQLSLAYYNEKEFRKSETILAELVKDEPENLEYGYKYGALLVRLGKYDDALATLAKIEPKIPSEKEKLLYFTHLTQAAAFHKKRNFEEATKYYRKAYANKQTVLPLIGITKIKWQVKDCENAIKTAEKALEFGEKTREIKMYVALCKIQGGKKEEGYDTLKEIASAIEKENPKFQNLPEVYNDGILKLARYYTNTGDYEKALRYFKSVEPDEEEEREYRFYLGKAYYYTGSVEKAITLLEKIENSANAFYLLAKCQARLGNMDATMSYIKKAADLNSSLWISAIKEKEFIKFKENEPFRQFLETRSGTRSPKNEPENPRSEESEKDDSDR, from the coding sequence ATGCCCGGTCGGTATCGTCAAAATCTGCGACGAAGCTATGTAACAGATTTTTTAAACCTCGCAAAACTTCTTTCCGGGGTTGCGGTTTTATGCTTTTTTTTCACCTCTTCCGCACTGCTCTCGGCGGATTTAAAGGACGGAAAAAAAGCCTATTCGCGAAAAGACTACACCGAGGCGCTGAAGCAATTCCAAAAATACAACGATAACAATCCGAGTTCGGGCGAAGCCTGGATGTACATGGGTTATATTTATGAAAGCCGTAAAGATTATACGAAGTCTATACAGGCATTTAAGAAAGCGGTAACTTTGAATCTTCCCAAAAAAGATTTAGTGAACTGTTACACCAAAATCATTCTCTATTACAATTATCATCGAGAATACGGAGAAGTGATCGCTTATGCGAATCGTTTGCTAAAAATCGCGCCGGATCTGAACCATATCCAAAAAATTCGCGCGGCAGCCGAAGAGAAACATTCTGGGGCGAGTCGACCCCAAAAAATTCCGCTTCCGCAGGAAGTCGAGGAGGAACAGGAAACCGTCTCCTCCCTCGAAAAGAAGCTAAACAAGGATCCGAATAATAAAAATATAAAGTGGCAACTTTCTCTTGCGTACTATAACGAAAAGGAATTCAGAAAATCAGAAACGATTCTTGCCGAGCTTGTAAAAGACGAACCTGAAAATCTCGAATACGGTTACAAGTATGGCGCACTCTTGGTAAGGCTCGGAAAATACGACGACGCGTTGGCGACTCTTGCGAAAATCGAACCTAAGATCCCTTCCGAAAAGGAGAAATTACTTTATTTTACCCATCTAACGCAGGCGGCCGCTTTCCATAAGAAAAGGAATTTCGAAGAGGCGACCAAATATTATCGCAAAGCCTATGCAAATAAACAAACGGTTCTTCCGTTAATAGGCATCACTAAAATAAAATGGCAGGTTAAGGATTGCGAGAATGCGATTAAGACCGCCGAAAAGGCCTTGGAATTCGGGGAAAAAACAAGGGAAATCAAAATGTACGTCGCCCTCTGCAAAATACAAGGGGGTAAAAAAGAAGAAGGGTATGATACTCTAAAAGAGATCGCGTCCGCTATCGAAAAGGAAAATCCGAAGTTCCAGAATTTGCCGGAAGTGTACAACGACGGTATCTTGAAATTAGCCAGATATTATACGAATACGGGAGATTATGAAAAAGCTCTTCGGTATTTCAAATCCGTAGAGCCCGACGAAGAAGAGGAGAGAGAATACCGTTTTTATCTCGGGAAAGCCTATTACTATACGGGATCCGTGGAAAAGGCGATTACGCTTCTGGAAAAAATCGAAAATTCCGCCAATGCTTTTTATCTGTTGGCTAAATGCCAAGCGCGTCTCGGAAATATGGATGCGACGATGAGCTATATTAAAAAAGCGGCGGATTTGAATTCCTCCCTCTGGATTTCCGCCATAAAGGAAAAAGAATTCATAAAATTTAAAGAGAACGAACCTTTTCGACAGTTTTTGGAAACTCGATCGGGAACTCGAAGTCCGAAAAACGAACCCGAAAATCCTCGCTCCGAAGAATCGGAAAAAGACGATTCCGATAGATAA
- a CDS encoding GMC family oxidoreductase, whose amino-acid sequence MGGIPAANDKILVPSKHADFLKKEGITDGVWNVKTDAVVIGSGSGGAVAAATLAKAGWKVLLIEEGSYFTPAKFTGDEFISQARLYRDAGFIVSEEQTISILQGKTVGGSTTVNWQTSLYPPHYVTDEWQKRFGWKGYGRDEMEGIISEVHERLGVHEVPGNLINANNGVLMKGGKSLGLHPEVLRNNNRGCIGLGRCGLGCPINAKQSAFLTWIPDAIEAGAVVVPNMRAKYVQDGAIKTVVAEFAPDAYEKAPDEIIRKMTIQAPVVIVSAGAIEGPALLQRSGIGNDWVGRNLKLHPTTTNFAIFDEKINMFSGPPQSAVIKDGHNQNNTGYGFWLEVAPFRPTLASSLVPFYGANQFEVMKKFPHMSAGIVLVRDGADGEANSSVQWSLGRRKVYFELTPTDGKNLLKGIKMLAEVQAAAGAKSIIFPFPDIQEPVKVDKNSKFDWVLEKSIEPGRIAVGSAHPHGSLQAADSSEKGAVNLDFELYGHKNIYVIDASVFPTGLSVNPQITTMSVSLRASRALAARKSEILGNN is encoded by the coding sequence ATGGGCGGAATTCCAGCGGCTAACGATAAAATTCTAGTGCCGAGCAAACACGCGGATTTTCTGAAAAAAGAAGGAATCACGGACGGTGTATGGAACGTAAAAACGGATGCCGTCGTGATCGGTTCCGGTTCCGGGGGAGCCGTCGCGGCGGCGACTCTTGCCAAAGCAGGATGGAAAGTCCTACTGATTGAAGAAGGTTCCTATTTTACTCCGGCTAAATTTACGGGAGACGAATTTATCTCCCAGGCGCGTCTTTATAGGGATGCGGGATTCATCGTTTCGGAGGAACAAACCATTTCCATTCTCCAAGGAAAAACCGTAGGAGGATCGACTACGGTCAATTGGCAAACGTCTCTCTATCCTCCTCACTATGTTACCGACGAATGGCAAAAGCGATTCGGTTGGAAAGGATATGGAAGAGACGAGATGGAAGGTATTATCTCCGAAGTCCACGAAAGATTGGGCGTCCACGAAGTGCCGGGCAATTTGATTAACGCTAATAACGGCGTGCTGATGAAAGGTGGAAAGAGTCTGGGGCTGCATCCGGAAGTTCTTCGCAACAATAACCGCGGATGTATCGGGTTAGGTCGTTGCGGGTTAGGATGCCCGATCAATGCGAAGCAATCCGCTTTTTTAACCTGGATTCCCGACGCGATCGAAGCGGGAGCCGTAGTGGTTCCGAACATGAGGGCGAAGTATGTCCAGGACGGAGCGATCAAAACGGTTGTCGCGGAATTCGCACCGGACGCTTATGAAAAAGCCCCGGATGAAATCATCCGAAAGATGACGATCCAAGCTCCGGTAGTGATCGTAAGTGCCGGAGCGATCGAAGGGCCGGCTCTCTTACAGCGATCCGGAATCGGAAACGATTGGGTCGGTCGGAACTTGAAACTTCATCCTACTACTACGAATTTTGCGATCTTCGACGAGAAGATCAATATGTTCTCCGGGCCTCCGCAGTCGGCAGTGATTAAAGACGGCCATAATCAGAACAATACCGGATACGGATTTTGGTTGGAAGTCGCTCCTTTCCGTCCGACCTTGGCGAGTTCATTGGTTCCCTTTTACGGTGCGAATCAATTCGAAGTTATGAAGAAGTTTCCGCACATGAGCGCCGGGATCGTACTTGTTCGAGACGGCGCGGATGGAGAAGCGAATTCCTCGGTCCAATGGTCCTTAGGAAGAAGAAAAGTGTATTTCGAGCTGACTCCTACGGATGGAAAGAATTTATTGAAAGGGATTAAAATGCTCGCGGAAGTCCAAGCGGCCGCCGGGGCTAAATCCATCATCTTTCCGTTTCCCGATATCCAAGAGCCCGTAAAAGTCGATAAAAACAGCAAGTTTGATTGGGTGCTCGAAAAAAGCATCGAGCCAGGACGTATTGCGGTCGGATCGGCCCATCCTCACGGATCCTTGCAGGCTGCCGATTCTTCGGAAAAAGGAGCGGTGAACCTGGATTTCGAATTGTACGGGCACAAGAATATTTACGTGATAGACGCATCGGTTTTTCCTACTGGACTTTCGGTAAATCCGCAAATTACCACTATGAGCGTAAGTTTAAGGGCTTCTCGGGCGTTAGCGGCTCGAAAATCCGAGATTTTAGGAAATAATTAA
- a CDS encoding ribonuclease R family protein: MVEILDSPNPVPKKEKKDEIKHRTDKKPGKKETHIPGYDHRSFYKHSGDWEREKDPSRKLLRFFQARSGKLLSYHELLSRMGEKAGKKKKFRKERWEVSETKRSTEDLLEFFEREGLIEIQGKNVLVHPDQTLEGTISLSKRGDGFVKLTTGTEVFVPSQYTGNSIQADTVQILPSGIGRKGKLEGEVISVLRRGRDFYRMKVSEKTEKFLIGSFLDMDGEGKEGFLPRKSLLQDLQDEIKLRDVIVVNLKEDSAQERNLYEVHFIRFESDTKEDTDLMRMLMKYNYQILYPESTELGTLPEEVEESAVEDWGSRVDLRELRSITIDGEYSKDFDDAISFVEEGKRIRFYVHIADVANYVKAGSPLDEEAYKRATSVYMGSRVVPMLPPELSENLCSLVAKKNRLAFTVEMEADWQGNITHAKFYKSIIKVAERYTYNRAETEILSGDPTNWIFKMMKFANVLRGKRIRDGRVDLNLKETKVITDSDHNIVEISTVERLQSHILIEEFMLSANIKVAEFIRRKKRPTLYRVHEPMDAEKLDNLNAFLNLNGIEAQMQDASYESIKNVLSVISGSQAERLFNISLLRSFMQAYYSGEQLGHWGLGFKDYCHFTSPIRRYPDLVCHRVLQSILVDSENPYNEEDIRVMSLHTSHEERKASDAERDYYKLKACRFLEKTGIREFNATLTGFKSSLAFVDLDNPMVEAVLPALEFTDEGELSSETDFSFYSKKYSKIFTLGEQLSVELDRIDFEEIRIYVKMQKFQKKGWTKNRE; the protein is encoded by the coding sequence ATGGTGGAAATTTTAGACTCTCCGAATCCCGTTCCAAAAAAGGAAAAGAAAGACGAGATAAAACACAGAACCGATAAAAAACCGGGCAAGAAAGAGACTCATATTCCCGGATACGATCATAGATCTTTTTACAAACATTCCGGCGATTGGGAGAGGGAAAAAGATCCAAGCCGAAAACTTCTCAGATTCTTTCAGGCTCGATCGGGTAAGTTACTTTCCTATCACGAACTCCTTTCACGCATGGGCGAGAAGGCTGGCAAGAAGAAGAAATTCAGAAAAGAAAGATGGGAAGTCTCGGAAACGAAGAGATCAACGGAAGACTTGCTGGAGTTTTTTGAACGCGAAGGACTGATCGAAATCCAGGGAAAAAACGTGCTCGTCCACCCGGACCAGACGTTAGAAGGAACGATTTCGCTTAGCAAAAGAGGGGACGGTTTCGTAAAACTCACGACTGGAACCGAAGTTTTTGTCCCTTCCCAATATACGGGAAATTCCATACAAGCGGATACTGTACAAATCCTCCCTTCCGGAATCGGGAGAAAAGGAAAACTAGAAGGCGAAGTCATTTCCGTTCTGCGTCGTGGGCGGGATTTTTATAGAATGAAAGTCTCTGAAAAAACCGAAAAGTTTCTGATCGGATCTTTTCTGGATATGGATGGAGAAGGAAAGGAAGGGTTTTTACCTAGAAAAAGTCTACTACAAGACCTACAGGACGAAATCAAGCTCCGAGACGTAATTGTAGTAAATCTTAAAGAGGACAGCGCTCAGGAAAGAAACCTTTACGAGGTTCATTTCATACGATTCGAATCGGATACGAAGGAAGATACGGATCTTATGAGAATGTTAATGAAATATAATTATCAGATCCTGTATCCTGAATCCACGGAGTTAGGTACTTTACCCGAAGAAGTCGAGGAAAGTGCGGTGGAAGACTGGGGAAGTCGGGTCGATCTAAGAGAACTTCGGTCCATTACGATCGACGGAGAATATTCCAAGGATTTTGACGACGCGATTTCCTTCGTGGAAGAAGGCAAAAGAATCCGTTTTTATGTTCATATCGCCGATGTGGCGAATTACGTAAAGGCCGGTTCCCCTTTGGACGAGGAAGCCTACAAACGTGCGACTTCCGTTTATATGGGAAGTCGGGTCGTTCCCATGTTACCTCCCGAATTATCCGAAAATTTGTGTAGTTTGGTGGCGAAAAAAAATCGCCTGGCCTTTACAGTGGAGATGGAGGCGGACTGGCAGGGAAATATCACCCACGCCAAATTTTACAAATCGATTATCAAGGTCGCTGAAAGATATACGTATAACCGCGCCGAAACAGAGATTCTCTCGGGAGATCCGACGAACTGGATATTCAAGATGATGAAATTCGCGAACGTTCTGCGTGGAAAGCGGATACGGGACGGAAGAGTCGATCTGAATCTGAAGGAAACGAAGGTAATCACGGATAGCGATCATAATATCGTAGAAATCTCTACCGTCGAGCGGTTGCAATCCCACATATTAATCGAAGAGTTCATGCTCTCTGCGAACATTAAGGTGGCAGAATTTATTCGCAGGAAAAAAAGACCTACCCTATACCGCGTTCACGAACCTATGGACGCGGAGAAGTTGGATAACCTGAACGCATTTTTGAACCTAAACGGAATCGAAGCACAAATGCAGGACGCTAGTTATGAATCCATCAAGAATGTGCTTTCCGTAATCAGCGGCAGTCAAGCTGAACGGCTGTTCAATATATCCCTGCTACGGAGCTTTATGCAGGCATACTACTCGGGAGAGCAGCTCGGTCATTGGGGTCTGGGATTCAAGGATTACTGCCATTTTACTTCCCCGATTCGCAGGTATCCGGACTTGGTTTGTCATAGAGTTCTACAAAGCATTCTGGTTGATTCGGAAAATCCGTACAATGAAGAAGATATACGTGTCATGAGTCTTCATACTTCCCACGAAGAAAGAAAAGCTTCGGATGCGGAAAGAGATTATTATAAACTGAAAGCTTGCAGATTTTTGGAAAAGACGGGAATCCGCGAATTCAATGCGACTTTGACGGGTTTTAAATCTTCGTTAGCCTTCGTAGATTTGGATAATCCTATGGTCGAGGCGGTATTGCCCGCGCTTGAATTTACCGATGAAGGAGAGTTGTCCTCCGAAACGGACTTTTCCTTTTATTCGAAAAAGTATTCTAAGATCTTTACTCTTGGCGAACAGCTTTCGGTAGAATTGGATCGAATCGATTTCGAAGAAATCCGTATTTATGTGAAGATGCAAAAATTTCAGAAGAAAGGATGGACAAAGAATCGAGAATAA
- the tsaB gene encoding tRNA (adenosine(37)-N6)-threonylcarbamoyltransferase complex dimerization subunit type 1 TsaB has protein sequence MKKILFFDATNRWIVIESFLLSENGSLKNLQRYSGLHNRESAERLVKEIGICLEESGWNSPDLIVTALGPGSFTGIRISVSTARNFAQLWKIPVLGFDSLDVYSAHYFREEDSAVIVAIEAKQNKIYFALRDRIGFLGSFDIAPAEPAEILPEERLSSYLIARRFTDCPEFFSGENMEDRLPSSESILTESVVQLRNAILDPSRFSFRDLLPNYIRGTYADHKLKVFLE, from the coding sequence ATGAAAAAAATCCTGTTCTTCGACGCCACCAATCGATGGATCGTCATAGAGTCCTTTTTACTCTCCGAGAACGGATCGTTGAAGAATCTCCAAAGATATTCCGGACTTCACAACAGGGAATCGGCGGAAAGGCTGGTCAAGGAAATCGGAATCTGTTTGGAGGAATCAGGATGGAACTCTCCGGATCTGATCGTCACCGCACTGGGGCCGGGGTCGTTTACCGGAATTCGAATATCGGTTTCTACTGCCAGAAATTTCGCCCAACTCTGGAAAATTCCCGTTCTCGGATTTGATAGTCTAGATGTCTATTCTGCACACTATTTTCGGGAAGAAGATTCTGCCGTAATCGTTGCAATCGAGGCTAAACAGAATAAAATATACTTCGCTTTAAGAGACCGGATCGGTTTTTTGGGAAGTTTCGACATTGCCCCGGCGGAACCTGCGGAAATTCTTCCGGAAGAAAGGCTTAGTTCTTACTTAATTGCGCGAAGATTTACGGATTGTCCCGAATTTTTTTCCGGCGAGAATATGGAAGATCGTTTGCCTTCTTCCGAATCGATTTTGACGGAAAGCGTCGTACAATTGCGGAACGCGATTCTCGATCCAAGTCGATTTTCCTTCCGGGATTTACTCCCCAACTATATCCGCGGAACATATGCGGATCATAAATTAAAGGTATTTTTAGAATGA
- the tsaE gene encoding tRNA (adenosine(37)-N6)-threonylcarbamoyltransferase complex ATPase subunit type 1 TsaE: MRKSYIDIGLDDLQIPASDLAESAALAWRRGKHPIVLLSGNMGSGKTTLVSRFVQELYKELSVSKNGSKLWVNSPTYTLMNEYPIPEVQSEAGEKLSIFHFDLYRLSGEAETEDLGFEEYWGRRGICIVEWWDRAPKAFSSMQCSASVSIYENGTEESRNLNVEWLGSDWTSCDSELASILNRAKKEIG, translated from the coding sequence ATGCGTAAAAGTTATATCGATATCGGACTCGACGATCTGCAAATTCCCGCCAGCGATTTAGCCGAGTCTGCGGCTTTGGCCTGGAGACGGGGGAAACATCCAATCGTTCTACTATCCGGGAATATGGGTTCGGGTAAAACTACGCTCGTGTCCCGTTTTGTACAGGAACTCTATAAAGAACTTTCCGTTTCGAAAAACGGATCGAAACTTTGGGTCAATTCCCCTACGTACACTCTCATGAACGAATATCCTATACCCGAGGTCCAAAGCGAAGCGGGAGAGAAATTATCGATTTTCCACTTCGATCTTTATCGACTCTCCGGTGAAGCAGAAACGGAGGATTTAGGTTTTGAAGAATATTGGGGCCGTCGCGGAATCTGTATTGTGGAGTGGTGGGACAGGGCCCCGAAGGCGTTTTCGAGTATGCAATGTTCCGCTTCTGTAAGCATTTATGAAAACGGAACGGAAGAGTCTAGAAATCTTAATGTGGAATGGCTCGGGTCCGATTGGACAAGTTGTGATTCCGAGTTAGCGTCGATTTTGAATCGGGCAAAGAAGGAAATCGGATGA
- a CDS encoding Hsp33 family molecular chaperone HslO, producing MENRDSYVYGILPDVHFRYSAAEISYAVTAASHLHGIDDTGTELLGRTMLAAFFLADLVKEETKVSVQIRFYDDSEIHSVLAYSTRDGRMKSTLRYRPEEDVEQDQISEENLGILKVFRWRGGECIYQSIVPFRNVSFETNIENYLRDSEQVPSFLVIFFRQDGLHWNVRGLFLQALPEAKPGHVEAVREWAETIEANKTDFLAENIQECLDRLGKLGSTIVHTLEEGQPEFKCDCSEQKIKELIQTLGKEEAMDIAEEQGQIEVTCEFCNSVYRFPKEQVLELF from the coding sequence ATGGAAAATCGAGACTCTTATGTTTACGGTATTCTCCCCGACGTACATTTTCGCTATTCCGCCGCGGAAATTTCCTACGCAGTAACGGCGGCATCCCACCTGCATGGGATAGACGATACAGGCACGGAGCTTTTAGGAAGAACCATGCTTGCGGCTTTCTTTCTTGCGGACTTGGTAAAAGAAGAAACGAAGGTCAGCGTACAGATTCGATTCTACGACGATTCCGAAATTCACTCCGTATTGGCCTACAGTACACGTGATGGAAGAATGAAATCGACTCTGAGATATAGACCGGAGGAAGACGTAGAGCAGGATCAAATCTCGGAAGAAAATCTCGGAATTTTGAAAGTATTCCGTTGGAGAGGCGGTGAATGCATTTACCAATCCATCGTGCCTTTCCGGAACGTAAGTTTCGAGACGAATATAGAGAATTATCTTAGGGATTCCGAACAGGTTCCTTCCTTTCTAGTCATTTTTTTCAGGCAAGACGGTTTGCATTGGAACGTCCGCGGATTATTCCTCCAGGCTCTGCCTGAAGCGAAACCGGGACATGTGGAAGCTGTTCGAGAATGGGCGGAGACTATCGAGGCGAATAAGACCGATTTTCTGGCGGAAAATATTCAGGAATGCTTGGATCGATTGGGAAAATTGGGGAGCACGATCGTTCATACGTTGGAAGAGGGACAACCCGAATTTAAATGCGATTGTTCCGAACAGAAAATCAAGGAACTGATCCAGACTTTGGGAAAAGAAGAGGCGATGGATATCGCCGAGGAACAAGGGCAGATCGAAGTAACTTGCGAATTCTGCAATTCCGTTTACCGTTTTCCTAAGGAGCAAGTCCTAGAACTTTTTTAA